The genomic stretch GATATAAAGGTAGGGCTGTCTGGTAGTAGGGAGTTGTTCTGATATCAAAGGTTAATTACTATTATGGACAATACATTTCGTATACATTCACTATCGGAGTTTCACTCTTTGTGCAATCTCCCACAACCTGAACATCCGCTTATCAGCCTGATCGATTACAGTCTGGTGGAATACCCCTTTGAAGAAAACCATATCAGTTGGATACAGGACTTTTATTCCATTGGGCTTAAGCGAAATGTGACCGCCAAATTCAATTATGGGCAACAGGTGTATGATTTCAACAAGGGTTTGCTGAGTTTTATTTCACCGCTCCAGTTTCTCAGACTGGAAATTGATCAAGAGGCCAAGGTGCAACCGAGCGGTTGGCTCCTATTGATTCACCCTGACTTTCTATGGAACACCGCTTTGGCCAAAAAAATAAAGTCCTTTGACTTCTTCGGATACGCCGCTAACGAAGCACTTTTCCTATCCGATAAGGAGGAACGGGCCATTGAACACATCCTGCTCAACATAGAGCAGGAATATCAAAATCATATCGATAGGTTCAGTCAGGAACTTATTGTAAACCAAGTGGAAAGATTGCTCATTTATGCAGAGCGCTATTACGAGCGTCAGTTTATAACCAGAAAAAAGTCCAATTTTGAACTTTTGGATAAATTTGAGCAAATCTTACAGCGCTATTTTGACCATGGGAAGGGCCTTGAGGAGGGTATACCCAAAGTAACGGCCATTGCCGAGGAATTGCATATTTCTCCCAATTATTTAGGGACCCTGCTACGAATACATACCCAACAAAATACCCAGGAACACATACAAAATAAAATGATCGGTTATGCCAAGGAACGACTTAGCACGACCCGTATGACCATTGGTGAAGTGGCCTATGAGCTTGGTTTTGAGTATCCCCAGTCCTTCAGTAAACTCTTTAAACAAAAGACCCAACTTTCCCCTTCCGAATTTAGAAAGAACTTTAACTAAAGCAACCATAATTTTTTTGCTTCCATTGGAATTTCCATAAATACACCCCTTTGGTTTGGCACCAATGTTATGGCTACAACTACGATTGATTTGGATAATCGGGGGATGGCCTTATTGGCGAAGTTTGCTGAAACATAAAAAATAAAACCATGAAAATTATCGTGACAGGTTCTTTAGGGAACATCAGTAGACCCCTTACCAAGGAATTGATTGGAAAGGGACACCAGGTAACCGTTGTGAGCAGCAATGCTGGAAGGACGCAAGAAATAGAGGGATTGGGGGCGAAGGCGGCCATCGGACTTCTGGAGGATTTGGAATTTTTGAAACAAACTTTCTCAGGGGCCGACGCGGTATATACCATGGTTCCTCCGGCCAATTATTTCGACCACAGCCTTCACCTGCCGTCCTATTATACCCGATTGGGCAGCAATTATGCCAAAGCGATTGAACAATCAAGTGTTGGGCGTGTGGTCAATCTTAGCAGCATCGGTGCCCATATGGATCAAGGGAACGGTATACTTCTTGGAACACATCTTGTCGAAAATTTGTTGAACGACCTGCCGTCCGAGGTTGTTATTTCACACATCCGTCCTACGGAATTTTATTATAACTTGTTGCCACAGGTACACCGTATAAAAAACAGTGGATTCATGGCGTCCAACATTGATGGCGAAGTGGTGAATGCATGGGTGTCGCCCTTGGACATAGCCACTGTGGTTGGCGAGGAAATCACCTCGGTTACCATGGAAAGAAAAGTACGCTACGTAGCCAGTGAAGAAATCACCTACGACGAATTGGTCCGTATTTTGGGCAAGGCTATTGGACAACCAAGCTTGGGTTGGGTGACCCTTATGGATGAACAAATGATTGAAGGATTGGTGGCAATTGGGATGAATCCCACCATAGCCGAGGAGATGACCGAAATGTATGCGGCGATCAACAGTGGATTGCTTTACGAACACTATAGATTGAACAGGCCCAGTACAATGGGGCAGGTCAAGGTAAGGGATTTTGCGGAGGACTTTGCCGCCGCCTACAATCGTTTATAACGGGTTTTACCCAGTAAAAAATGTAAAGATATGGCCCCCCGTAGGTTTAAGACAATCAGTGAGTACCACCAATTCAGGCGGTTGCCCAAGCCAGAGCATCCCCTGATCAGTGTGGTGAATTTTGAATCGTTTACCCAACTGGGGGACGATGAACCCAAAAGTATCGTGCAGGATTTTTATGTGGTTGCATTAAAAAAGAATGTGAACTGCACGATGTACTATGGTCAAGGGGAGTATGACTTCAATGAAGGGGCCATGTTCTTTATGTCACCGGGACAGGTGTTTTCCATTGAGGCCAAGGATACGTTGACACATTCGGGATGGCTGCTTTTGATCCATCCCGATTTTTTATGGAACACCAGCTTGGTCAAAACCATAAAGCAGTACGAATATTTTGGATATTCGGTAAATGAGGCCTTGTTTTTGTCGGAAAAAGAGGAGATGACAATCACATCGGTTCTCAAAAATATTGCTGAAGAATACCATTCTAACATTGACAAATACAGTCAAAACATCATTATATCCCAAATAGAGACGCTGCTCAACTATGCGGAACGTTTCTATCAACGTCAGTTCATCACAAGACAGAAGTCCAATGCGTTGATATTACATCGTATGGAGGAATTACTGGATGGACATTTTGATAACAGCTCTTTGGTGGATAAGGGCTTGCCAACTGTTAAAATGTTGGCGGAAAGCCTTCATTTATCCCCCAACTATTTGAATGCCGTGCTAAAGACCTTAACCGGGCAAAGTACACAACAGCATATCCATGAAAAATTGATAGCAAGGGCCAAAGAACGATTGTCGACCACAAGCCTTTCCGTTAGTGAGATAGCTTTTGAACTGGGCTATGAACACCCCCAGAGTTTCAATAAATTATTTAAGACCAAAACCAAGCAAAGTCCTTTGGAGTTTAGGGCAAGTTTCAATTAAAAAGGATGTTATGGACAATGTGTGCCATTTCTATTGAATCCAATAGAGATGGCACGCTTTTTTTGAAATTGCCCACGGCACAAATGAAAGACTTACCCGTGAAGCGGCCGGAAGGGTCATTGTTTGGCCTACGGTAAGATAAAGGCGTTACTGGGCAACTATGTTGATGTTCAGCCAGAATAGTTCATTAAAGAAAACAAACAATTGCTTGTCATGGGATAATCCCGTTTTTGGCTAACACAACCGTAGAAATGGCTAATACCAAGGGTCTTATATATGGGATATTTGTATTGAAAACAAATATTAACAATTAAATCGTATTGAAAATGACAAATAACAAAATAGCATTAGTGACCGGCGGTAGCCGAGGATTGGGTAGGGATATGGCCATTAATCTGGCAGTTAAAGGACTGGATGTGGTACTTACGTACCATTCCAATGAAGAGGCGGCCAAAGAAGTTATCAAAGAGATTGAGGGCAAGGGACAGAAAGGGGTGGCCTTACAACTGGATGTCACCGACCTTTCCAGCTATGACTCCTTCATTTCTTCCCTAATTGGTTCTTTGGAAGAGAACTTCGACACGGACAAGATAGATTACTTGATCAATAATGGTGGTTTTATCTATTACATACCCTATGGTGAGGCAACTAGGGACCAATTTGACGACTTGCTCAACGTTCACTTTAAAGGTCCCTTTTTCCTCACCCAGCTTTTGTTGGGCAACATGAACGACAATGGGGGGCTTGTAAATATTTCTACAGGACTTGCCCGTTTTACCACTCCAGGATTCGCCACATATGCCGCAATGAAGGGAGCCATGGAAACATTGACAAAATATCAGGCCAAGGAATTGGGCCAGCGTGGAATCCGCTCGAACATAGTTGCACCTGGCCCCATAGAAACGGATGTAATGGGAGGTGCCGTTAGGGACAATAAGGAAATGAACCAACATCTTGCCTCCCAAACTGCTCTTGGCCGTGTTGGGCTTCCCGATGATATTGGTAGTGTGGTGGCATTCCTTTGTACCGATGATGCCAAATGGATCAATGGTGAGCGTATTGAAATATCAGGTGGTTCCAATCTATAGTTTTTCATGGTGTCACAGGATGGGTCAATGACCAGAGCCAAAAAAAGAAAAAGAAGGGACTTATTGCCACGGCAAGGGTTCCTTCTAATTTGTAAAATGGAAAAAGCCATACATATGGCATGGGCTTGAGTGCCATTCTTGATAAAAATGGCCGTTTCGACGACGCAGATGGTCCAAGGGTATAAATTAAAAATATGCTCCGAAACATCATTTTGAAAGTAATATTGATACTTTCGGTTTCTTTGAACTTTAAACATGGTTGGGAAAGATATCACTATCAATATTTTCCCGAAACGGTTTACTTTCTGACTGGGTTCGGTATGAAGGAAACGATGCTTCCCTATTTTGGGATTCTGTCTTTTGCCATAGGAATATTGATCTTGGTGCCGAGAATGTTTTTTATGGAAATGCTATCAATGCACTTATGATAGCCATAATTATGGCTATGCTCCTAAACGTAGAAAATTTTGAAATGTTCTTCATGGAAATTCCATTTTTTCATTCAGCCCTTGGTACTGATTGGGTTGAAATATCCATTTAAAAATTAACTTTATAAGATGAAAAATAAAATAAAGAAGATACGCACAATATCCGAATTTCATCGCCTTAAAAATTTGGAGAAGCCCAAACATCCCTTGATCAGTTTGGTGGACTATTCACAGTTGAAAGATTCACCTGAGGATAACGATGTAAATTGGTTACATAATTTTTATTCCATTGCCATAAAAAGAAACTTGGATGTTAAAATGATGTACGGGCAGCAAGAATATGACTTTGACGAAGGTCTGATGTCTTTTCTCGCACCCAACCAAGTCCTGAATGTGGTCGTGGAAGATGATACGACAAATAGTGACAGATCAGGTTGGCTGTTGTTGTTTCATGAAGATTTTATTTGGAATACCACTCTTGCCAAATCGATTGGTAAATATGATTTTTTTGATTACGCGGTCAACGAGGCCCTATTTTTATCTAATAGGGAGGAAAAGATTTTGGAAACCGTTTTTCAAAATATCAATGGGGAAATCGATACCAACATAGATGCGTACAGCCAAAACATCATCATAACACAGATCGAATTGTTGCTCAATTATTCGGAACGGTTCTATAACCGTCAGTTCATCACAAGAAAGAAAGGCAACCACAAAATTCTTGCTCAATTGGAAGAACTTTTGAATGATTATTTCAATAGTAACCGTCTCGTGGATAACGGGTTGCCCAGTGTTCAGGATATTGCAGGTGAGTTGCACATGTCCCCGAATTACCTGACAGGACTGTTAAAATCACTGACAGGCTTGAGTACCCGTCAACATATCCATCAAAAATTGATTGAAAGGGCCAAAGAAAAACTCTCCACCACAAATTTGACCGTCAGTGAAATTGCATACGACTTGGGTTTTGAGCATGTCCAATCATTCAGTAAGTTGTTTAAGGCCAAGACAAGGCAATCACCTCTGGAATTTAGAGCAAGTTTTAATTAAGGGGAAACGAGTTTCTGGATCTGTAGGTTCCTTATATTTCTTAATTAAGACAACGCAGCATATAATGGATAAAGGTCACATCGGTGCCATTTTGCTAAGAGGGAATTGATTTCTTGGAATTTAAATGATGCTTAATGGTTTGTTCCCTGTGATCGATTCCCCACTGAATCATAGCATCGATGACGGATATCATATGTTCACCTGAAGGCGTAAGTCCATATTCGATCAATACCGGGGTTTGGTCATAAACCTCACGTTTTACAATTCCGTTAAGTTCCAGTTCCTTCAGTTCTTTTGACAACATTCTTGGGGTAATATTGTGCACGCTATCCTGTAAATCCTTGAATCTTCTTTTATCCCGTAGTAGGGAAGCTATAATCGGTAATTTCCATTTTCCATTGATAACGTTCATGGTGTCCAATAAAGCTAGAATATAGGTGCTTGGACATTTGTCCGTATTGGCCATAAGTTTCTTCAGGTCTTCCATAGCTCATCAGGTTATAGATTGTACTATACAAAAGTATAGTGATACTTTTTAGGAAACAAGTATATAAAGTATAGCGTACGGGGTACTTTTATGCCTTCATAAAAAAACAATACATATGATTTTAATTACTGGGGCTACAGGGCAATTTGGGTCCAAAGCCATAGAACATTTGCTGAAAAAAGGAATTGAAGGTACGCGAATAGCTGCATTGGTGCGCGATGAATCCAAGGCTGGCAAGCTACATCATCATGCAGTGGAAGTGAGGTACGGAGATTATTCAAATCAGGAATCAATGGTCCAAGCCTTTCAAGGCGTGAAAAAATTATTGTTGGTTTCAAGCAATGATAAGCAAATCGAGAACCGAACGAAACATCATATTAGCGCCTTGAAAGCCGCTAAAGACGCTGGTGTCGACCATGTGGTATATACCTCATTTGTTCGGAAAGCCGAATTTAAGGACTCGTCGATAGCTGAATTTCTTCAATCCCACGTGGAAACCGAAAACTACCTAAAGGATTCCGGAATGGAGTATACCATCCTTCAGAATGGGATTTACCTTGAAATGATCCCAATTTTTTTGGGGGAGATGGTAAAAGAAACGGGTACCATTTATCTTCCTGCCGAAACAGGTAGGGCCAGTTGGGTATCCAGGGATGACTTGGCAGAGGTCGCAGCCAATATCCTAGTTTCCGAAGGCCATATGAATAAAGTGTACAATCTTACGAATACCGAATCCAGCTCCTATTCGGATATAGCCGATGAGCTGTCGAAAGTTTTACATCAAAAGATAAGGTATATATCACCTATGGTGGATGAATACCAGAATACGTTGAGCAATCTTCAAGTCCCGGAAATCTATGTGCATATGCTCAGCATGTGGTCACAAGCACTGGCAGAAGGGATGATGGACAAGGAGGATGTTCTTTTGGAAGAGCTGCTGGGTAGAAGACCCCTTGATACCGCAACTTTTCTCCATAAAGTATATGGTCAACAAGCAGGTAGATAAAAATGCAGACCCTTGGACAAAAGTCCAAGGGTTTTTGCATTGTTGTGGCTTGCTCCGAATATAGCCTCCCCATAACTTGATGCCAACGGAATCCCGATCGTGATGGATTAATCTTTTATGTTCGATTGCATGAGTTTAATTTGTTCGCTAAGGCTTTTAAAGTTTTTGGCATATCCCTTTCGAGTGGAAATTCAACAAAAACGGCCCCATATGTCCATTTCCATTGGAAGACTGGATGTGTGTGGCCATCTCTAAGTTGTCCTAAGCCTATTGCTACCAAGCAATTTCCTCTTTTTCAAAAAATTTACCTGTAGGTCCCTTGTCGCCCATTGTTACGAATTCAATGATGGAGTCTACGGCCTCAGAGGGATTCTGTGTCCCTGAATAATTGTTCAGGTTTGTGGCGGCAAAACCGGGAGAAACACTGTTTATCTGAAAGGAAGTGTCTTGTAATTGGGCGGCCAGCATTACGGTAAATGCATTTAATGCTGTTTTGGAAGTATTGTAAGCGCCTAATTTGATGCCTTTCATATGCTCGTAATAGGGAGCCTCGGGATCGGTATGGTTGGTCAAGGAGCCCAAGCCACTGGATATGTTGATGATTTTTGGGGAGGGTGCCTTTTGGAGCAGAGGTAAAAAGGATTGCGTTACCTCAATGGCCCCAAAGAAATTGACATCAAATACCTTCCTTACTTCTTTCAAAGGAATGGTCGTGATATCCTGTTCCATAAACGGCTCTCCTTCTGCGGCAGATTTGTTTATCCGTAACGCCCCGGAAATTCCAGCATTGTTGATGAGAATATCCAAATGTGTGATGGTACCTTCAAGTTTTTCAACGGTGCTTGTTATCGTGTTTTTATCGGTAACATCGATCTGTACGATGTCAAAGTCTGAAAAACCAAGCTTTTCAAGGTCCTTTTTGGCGTTCTCTCCATTTTCCTGATTTCTACTTCCGATATAAACATGGTAGTGGCCCAGTTGCAAAAGTTTCTTTGCTGTGGCAAATCCTATGCCTTGATTGGCCCCAGTGATCATTACGGTTTTTTTACTTTCCATTTGTCTAATTTTTTATTGTTCAATACAAAGTTCCCTTTTGTAATCTAAAGGAAGTTATGGTAACTAAACTATATTTTATGAAAATCAAACAATTTCCTCTTTTCTGAAATTATTGGGGGACACGCCGGTGTGTTTTTTAAAAAAGGTTGAGAAATTGGAAACTTCTTCATAACCAACACAATATCCTATTTGTGCGACATTCCAATTTGTATGGCGCAGTAAGGTTTTGGCTTCCTTTATTATTCGCTTTGCAAGGATTTCCTTGGTTCTTTGCTTAGTGGTTGCTTTTAGGGAGCGGTTCAGGTGATTTACATGTATATTCAACCGATTGGCGTAATCAGCAGCAGATTGGAGTGCAATATGTTGGTGGGGGCTCTCAATGGGGAATTGACGTTCCAAGAGTTCCATAAAAAGGGAAGTGATTCTTTCGGAACCATTTGAAACACGTTGAGTCGAAAATTGAAGGGGTTGAAGCTTCATCGCCTTGTGGATTATTTGAAGGACCAGATTGCGCAACACGTCATACTTGAACACATATTCTGAATCAATCTCCTGGAACATTTCCAAGAATATGGACCTAAAAATAGTGGCTTGGGCATCCGTTAGGTTGTATAAACGATTTCCTTCCGGTCGAAATACCGGATAGTCCTTTAGTGTTCCGAACTCTTCAAAAAAGCTTTCCGTGAAAATACAAGAAAAACCAGATTGGTT from Flagellimonas oceani encodes the following:
- a CDS encoding helix-turn-helix domain-containing protein produces the protein MDNTFRIHSLSEFHSLCNLPQPEHPLISLIDYSLVEYPFEENHISWIQDFYSIGLKRNVTAKFNYGQQVYDFNKGLLSFISPLQFLRLEIDQEAKVQPSGWLLLIHPDFLWNTALAKKIKSFDFFGYAANEALFLSDKEERAIEHILLNIEQEYQNHIDRFSQELIVNQVERLLIYAERYYERQFITRKKSNFELLDKFEQILQRYFDHGKGLEEGIPKVTAIAEELHISPNYLGTLLRIHTQQNTQEHIQNKMIGYAKERLSTTRMTIGEVAYELGFEYPQSFSKLFKQKTQLSPSEFRKNFN
- a CDS encoding NAD(P)H-binding protein, producing MKIIVTGSLGNISRPLTKELIGKGHQVTVVSSNAGRTQEIEGLGAKAAIGLLEDLEFLKQTFSGADAVYTMVPPANYFDHSLHLPSYYTRLGSNYAKAIEQSSVGRVVNLSSIGAHMDQGNGILLGTHLVENLLNDLPSEVVISHIRPTEFYYNLLPQVHRIKNSGFMASNIDGEVVNAWVSPLDIATVVGEEITSVTMERKVRYVASEEITYDELVRILGKAIGQPSLGWVTLMDEQMIEGLVAIGMNPTIAEEMTEMYAAINSGLLYEHYRLNRPSTMGQVKVRDFAEDFAAAYNRL
- a CDS encoding helix-turn-helix domain-containing protein, whose amino-acid sequence is MAPRRFKTISEYHQFRRLPKPEHPLISVVNFESFTQLGDDEPKSIVQDFYVVALKKNVNCTMYYGQGEYDFNEGAMFFMSPGQVFSIEAKDTLTHSGWLLLIHPDFLWNTSLVKTIKQYEYFGYSVNEALFLSEKEEMTITSVLKNIAEEYHSNIDKYSQNIIISQIETLLNYAERFYQRQFITRQKSNALILHRMEELLDGHFDNSSLVDKGLPTVKMLAESLHLSPNYLNAVLKTLTGQSTQQHIHEKLIARAKERLSTTSLSVSEIAFELGYEHPQSFNKLFKTKTKQSPLEFRASFN
- a CDS encoding SDR family NAD(P)-dependent oxidoreductase — translated: MTNNKIALVTGGSRGLGRDMAINLAVKGLDVVLTYHSNEEAAKEVIKEIEGKGQKGVALQLDVTDLSSYDSFISSLIGSLEENFDTDKIDYLINNGGFIYYIPYGEATRDQFDDLLNVHFKGPFFLTQLLLGNMNDNGGLVNISTGLARFTTPGFATYAAMKGAMETLTKYQAKELGQRGIRSNIVAPGPIETDVMGGAVRDNKEMNQHLASQTALGRVGLPDDIGSVVAFLCTDDAKWINGERIEISGGSNL
- a CDS encoding helix-turn-helix domain-containing protein; the encoded protein is MKNKIKKIRTISEFHRLKNLEKPKHPLISLVDYSQLKDSPEDNDVNWLHNFYSIAIKRNLDVKMMYGQQEYDFDEGLMSFLAPNQVLNVVVEDDTTNSDRSGWLLLFHEDFIWNTTLAKSIGKYDFFDYAVNEALFLSNREEKILETVFQNINGEIDTNIDAYSQNIIITQIELLLNYSERFYNRQFITRKKGNHKILAQLEELLNDYFNSNRLVDNGLPSVQDIAGELHMSPNYLTGLLKSLTGLSTRQHIHQKLIERAKEKLSTTNLTVSEIAYDLGFEHVQSFSKLFKAKTRQSPLEFRASFN
- a CDS encoding winged helix-turn-helix transcriptional regulator is translated as MEDLKKLMANTDKCPSTYILALLDTMNVINGKWKLPIIASLLRDKRRFKDLQDSVHNITPRMLSKELKELELNGIVKREVYDQTPVLIEYGLTPSGEHMISVIDAMIQWGIDHREQTIKHHLNSKKSIPS
- a CDS encoding SDR family oxidoreductase, with the translated sequence MILITGATGQFGSKAIEHLLKKGIEGTRIAALVRDESKAGKLHHHAVEVRYGDYSNQESMVQAFQGVKKLLLVSSNDKQIENRTKHHISALKAAKDAGVDHVVYTSFVRKAEFKDSSIAEFLQSHVETENYLKDSGMEYTILQNGIYLEMIPIFLGEMVKETGTIYLPAETGRASWVSRDDLAEVAANILVSEGHMNKVYNLTNTESSSYSDIADELSKVLHQKIRYISPMVDEYQNTLSNLQVPEIYVHMLSMWSQALAEGMMDKEDVLLEELLGRRPLDTATFLHKVYGQQAGR
- a CDS encoding SDR family NAD(P)-dependent oxidoreductase produces the protein MESKKTVMITGANQGIGFATAKKLLQLGHYHVYIGSRNQENGENAKKDLEKLGFSDFDIVQIDVTDKNTITSTVEKLEGTITHLDILINNAGISGALRINKSAAEGEPFMEQDITTIPLKEVRKVFDVNFFGAIEVTQSFLPLLQKAPSPKIINISSGLGSLTNHTDPEAPYYEHMKGIKLGAYNTSKTALNAFTVMLAAQLQDTSFQINSVSPGFAATNLNNYSGTQNPSEAVDSIIEFVTMGDKGPTGKFFEKEEIAW
- a CDS encoding helix-turn-helix domain-containing protein; amino-acid sequence: MKKDETLEDLYAQIYDWIPDNLRKGMGHFNIFNLTDLLSKDLSPSSFNRRIYFKITLVFGKSRVHFADKSVEIKKQALLFSNPEIPYSWEPADHNQSGFSCIFTESFFEEFGTLKDYPVFRPEGNRLYNLTDAQATIFRSIFLEMFQEIDSEYVFKYDVLRNLVLQIIHKAMKLQPLQFSTQRVSNGSERITSLFMELLERQFPIESPHQHIALQSAADYANRLNIHVNHLNRSLKATTKQRTKEILAKRIIKEAKTLLRHTNWNVAQIGYCVGYEEVSNFSTFFKKHTGVSPNNFRKEEIV